In Lepus europaeus isolate LE1 chromosome 22, mLepTim1.pri, whole genome shotgun sequence, the following are encoded in one genomic region:
- the LOC133751477 gene encoding uncharacterized protein LOC133751477, which yields MCFVLLTVYVCAMVVLFVWAEILIRKGQQITTPLSLTLDHWKDVRERARHLSVEVKKKQWARFCSSEWPAFEVGWPRNGTFNLDIILQIKERVFRPGSDGHPDQVAYITTWEDLSRNPPPWIEPFFPTEPIRTPIPPPPIPVVPTSSLFPLKEIRGPKPDKPPVLPADQDFLLLDSPPPYLPSQPAPPQEPPLQPERDVQPSAPSPDSTREGEEVSAPSPPSSRLRLRRGQAGGSGSVWTSQAFPLRSVAGQMQYWPFSASDLYNWKTHNPSFSQDPQALTGLIESILLTHQPTWDDCQQLLQTLLTTEEKQRVYLEARKNVPGADGRPTLLPNEIEEAFPLTRPDWDYTTVAGYRPG from the exons atgtgttttgtcttgcttactgtatatgtctgtgcaatggttgttctttttgtttgggctgaaatccttatACGcaagggtcaacaaataaccacccctttaagtctcactctagatcactggaaggacgttcgagaacgcgcgcgccacctctcagtggaggttaaaaagaaacaatgggcaagattctgttcctcagagtggccggccttcgaggtcggctggccaaggaacggcacttttaacctcgatattattttacagattaaggagcGCGTCTTTCGGCCAGGAtccgatggacaccctgatcaggtggcctacattaccacgtgggaggatctttcacgtaacccccctccctggatagaacccttcttcccgacggagcccatacggaccccgataccccctcctcctatcccggttgtaccaacctcctccctattccctctgaaggagattcgaggtccaaaacctgacaagccaccggttcttccggctgatcaggactttctgctccttgactctcccccaccctatcttcccagccaacctgctcccccgcaggaacccccactacaaccagagcgggatgtgcagccttctgcaccatcccctgattccacgagggaaggggaagaagtctcagcgccttccccgccctccagccgcctgcgcctccgtcgggggcaggcagggggctcgggaagcgtctggacttcgcaggcttttcctcttcgctcggtggctggccagatgcagtactggccattctctgcttccgatctttacaattggaaaacccataacccctctttctctcaagacccccaggctctgactgggctgatcgagtcaattttattgactcatcagcccacctgggatgattgtcagcagcttctgcagaccctcctcaccactgaggaaaagcagcgcgtctacctcgaggcacggaaaaacgtccctggagcagatggccgaccgaccctactgccaaacgaaatcgaggaggcgtttcccttaacccgtcctgattgggactacaccaccgttgctg gttacaggcccggttga